One genomic window of Panulirus ornatus isolate Po-2019 chromosome 14, ASM3632096v1, whole genome shotgun sequence includes the following:
- the LOC139753155 gene encoding uncharacterized protein isoform X2 yields the protein MNEKKAHENEKEGPHTGEEDLQTVHQENAELQQDQVGLQKETGMLEDTALQEDTQPHEALPIHNTNQPEPDGPKEPGGPVRKPGFRSKSGIGPPPRPFKKARYAWEIKNYEHTLSNMTQNLGECSTDIQDDSQDSQSSDVNSEGSQEDGVLDPREVLPAGSLDRAAFMDPRARPRPDLMPPIMPAPYPTTYGMMAAPPPPDASLRPGDCLKDGQQVPPDPDAGILRWHTRQLCRSIFDNTVNRMLENMGFSPVTEKCQGIHPLLVLSLSDDEEREAEEAQQRALENEALTAAMHHKGLFMPPFHYDTLESGTTTDYDSSDDDSDLGEDPGPDDLPHDTHLNMTQMISRPLPRVPAMSAVPTMPAMPVIPNVQLAPPSSQPTYPHLIPPHRPQEPDCDLEKHACDAAVPRKDTSCGNEEATIDNNKNSVGDHSDCTTAESEESRDNADRRQVDTSHKAENENNNDKFFVDQAIKMAIKQQGLGYQQA from the coding sequence ATGAATGAGAAGAAGGCCCATGAAAATGAGAAAGAAGGGccacacacaggtgaggaagaTCTGCAGACGGTGCATCAAGAGAATGCAGAGCTTCAACAAGATCAAGTGGGATTGCAGAAAGAGACTGGTATGTTGGAGGATACGGCATTGCAGGAGGACACACAACCACATGAGGCCCTACCCATCCATAACACAAACCAACCAGAGCCAGATGGACCTAAGGAGCCAGGAGGGCCTGTCAGGAAACCGGGGTTTAGAAGTAAGTCAGGTATTGGTCCTCCTCCTAGACCATTTAAAAAAGCTAGATATGCATGGGAGATCAAGAACTATGAGCATACTTTAAGCAATATGACTCAGAATTTAGGTGAATGTTCAACAGATATACAAGATGACAGTCAAGACTCACAGTCTAGTGATGTGAATAGTGAGGGAAGTCAAGAAGATGGTGTGTTAGATCCCCGGGAGGTATTACCTGCAGGCAGCTTAGATAgagcagcatttatggatccaagAGCAAGGCCACGACCAGATCTCATGCCACCCATCATGCCAGCACCATATCCCACAACATATGGCATGATGgcagcaccacctccacctgaTGCCAGTTTACGACCAGGTGACTGTTTAAAGGATGGCCAACAGGTTCCACCTGACCCTGATGCTGGTATATTGAGATGGCATACGAGACAGTTGTGTCGTAGCATATTTGATAACACAGTAAATCGAATGTTAGAGAACATGGGATTCTCACCAGTGACGGAAAAATGCCAAGGAATCCACCCCCTATTAGTCTTAAGCTTAAGTGATGATGAAGAACGAGAGGCAGAGGAGGCCCAACAGCGGGCATTAGAAAATGAAGCCCTTACTGCAGCCATGCATCACAAAGGACTTTTTATGCCTCCCTTCCATTATGATACATTAGAAAGTGGCACCACCACAGACTATGATTCTTCAGATGATGACAGTGATCTAGGAGAGGACCCAGGCCCAGATGACTTGCCTCATGACACTCATCTTAATATGACACAAATGATAAGCAGACCGTTACCTCGTGTACCTGCAATGTCAGCTGTGCCCACTATGCCTGCCATGCCTGTCATACCCAATGTGCAACTAGCCCCCCCAAGCTCCCAACCTACATACCCACACCTGATTCCGCCCCACCGGCCACAAGAGCCAGACTGTGATTTAGAAAAGCATGCCTGTGATGCAGCTGTACCTAGAAAAGATACTAGCTGTGGAAATGAAGAAGCTACCATAGACAACAATAAAAATTCAGTAGGGGACCACAGCGACTGCACAACAGCAGAGAGTGAAGAGAGCAGAGATAATGCAGACAGAAGGCAAGTAGACACTTCACACAAAGCAGAAAATGAGAATAACAACGATAAATTCTTTGTAGACCAAGCCATTAAGATGGCTATCAAGCAGCAAGGCTTGGGTTACCAGCAGGCGTGA
- the LOC139753155 gene encoding uncharacterized protein isoform X1, whose amino-acid sequence MKEAQQEEDSLMLLLAPLWRKYVELVNARVLQFLLWTMNEKKAHENEKEGPHTGEEDLQTVHQENAELQQDQVGLQKETGMLEDTALQEDTQPHEALPIHNTNQPEPDGPKEPGGPVRKPGFRSKSGIGPPPRPFKKARYAWEIKNYEHTLSNMTQNLGECSTDIQDDSQDSQSSDVNSEGSQEDGVLDPREVLPAGSLDRAAFMDPRARPRPDLMPPIMPAPYPTTYGMMAAPPPPDASLRPGDCLKDGQQVPPDPDAGILRWHTRQLCRSIFDNTVNRMLENMGFSPVTEKCQGIHPLLVLSLSDDEEREAEEAQQRALENEALTAAMHHKGLFMPPFHYDTLESGTTTDYDSSDDDSDLGEDPGPDDLPHDTHLNMTQMISRPLPRVPAMSAVPTMPAMPVIPNVQLAPPSSQPTYPHLIPPHRPQEPDCDLEKHACDAAVPRKDTSCGNEEATIDNNKNSVGDHSDCTTAESEESRDNADRRQVDTSHKAENENNNDKFFVDQAIKMAIKQQGLGYQQA is encoded by the exons ATGAAGGAGGCGCAGCAGGAAGAGGACAGTTTGATGCTCCTACTCGCTCCACTGTGGAGGAAGTATGTCGAACTTGTCAACGCCAGG gTATTACAATTCCTCCTGTGGACAATGAATGAGAAGAAGGCCCATGAAAATGAGAAAGAAGGGccacacacaggtgaggaagaTCTGCAGACGGTGCATCAAGAGAATGCAGAGCTTCAACAAGATCAAGTGGGATTGCAGAAAGAGACTGGTATGTTGGAGGATACGGCATTGCAGGAGGACACACAACCACATGAGGCCCTACCCATCCATAACACAAACCAACCAGAGCCAGATGGACCTAAGGAGCCAGGAGGGCCTGTCAGGAAACCGGGGTTTAGAAGTAAGTCAGGTATTGGTCCTCCTCCTAGACCATTTAAAAAAGCTAGATATGCATGGGAGATCAAGAACTATGAGCATACTTTAAGCAATATGACTCAGAATTTAGGTGAATGTTCAACAGATATACAAGATGACAGTCAAGACTCACAGTCTAGTGATGTGAATAGTGAGGGAAGTCAAGAAGATGGTGTGTTAGATCCCCGGGAGGTATTACCTGCAGGCAGCTTAGATAgagcagcatttatggatccaagAGCAAGGCCACGACCAGATCTCATGCCACCCATCATGCCAGCACCATATCCCACAACATATGGCATGATGgcagcaccacctccacctgaTGCCAGTTTACGACCAGGTGACTGTTTAAAGGATGGCCAACAGGTTCCACCTGACCCTGATGCTGGTATATTGAGATGGCATACGAGACAGTTGTGTCGTAGCATATTTGATAACACAGTAAATCGAATGTTAGAGAACATGGGATTCTCACCAGTGACGGAAAAATGCCAAGGAATCCACCCCCTATTAGTCTTAAGCTTAAGTGATGATGAAGAACGAGAGGCAGAGGAGGCCCAACAGCGGGCATTAGAAAATGAAGCCCTTACTGCAGCCATGCATCACAAAGGACTTTTTATGCCTCCCTTCCATTATGATACATTAGAAAGTGGCACCACCACAGACTATGATTCTTCAGATGATGACAGTGATCTAGGAGAGGACCCAGGCCCAGATGACTTGCCTCATGACACTCATCTTAATATGACACAAATGATAAGCAGACCGTTACCTCGTGTACCTGCAATGTCAGCTGTGCCCACTATGCCTGCCATGCCTGTCATACCCAATGTGCAACTAGCCCCCCCAAGCTCCCAACCTACATACCCACACCTGATTCCGCCCCACCGGCCACAAGAGCCAGACTGTGATTTAGAAAAGCATGCCTGTGATGCAGCTGTACCTAGAAAAGATACTAGCTGTGGAAATGAAGAAGCTACCATAGACAACAATAAAAATTCAGTAGGGGACCACAGCGACTGCACAACAGCAGAGAGTGAAGAGAGCAGAGATAATGCAGACAGAAGGCAAGTAGACACTTCACACAAAGCAGAAAATGAGAATAACAACGATAAATTCTTTGTAGACCAAGCCATTAAGATGGCTATCAAGCAGCAAGGCTTGGGTTACCAGCAGGCGTGA